A region from the Aegilops tauschii subsp. strangulata cultivar AL8/78 chromosome 5, Aet v6.0, whole genome shotgun sequence genome encodes:
- the LOC109738262 gene encoding 2-hydroxyisoflavanone dehydratase, with protein sequence MAAAAPIPAPAPAADDEIVYESMPCIRIYKDRVERYFGSEFVAASADADAATGVASRDRVISPEVSARLYLPRLDPAKDSKLPVLVYYHGGGFCLGSAFNPTFHAYFNNLAALAGVLVVSVEYRLAPEHPVPAAYADSSDALAWVVSHAAPGAAAAGFEPWLADHADFARLYLGGESAGANIAHHVAMRVGAEGLPHGAAIHGLLMIHPYFLGTDKVASDDLDPAARESLASLWRVMCPTTTGEDDPLINPFVDGAPGLDALACGRVLVCIGEGDVLRDRGRAYYDRLRASGWSGEADIWQAPGKGHTFHLLEPCCEEAVAQDKVIAEFLNH encoded by the coding sequence atggccgccgccgcccccatccCGGCCCCGGCGCCCGCGGCCGACGACGAGATCGTCTACGAGTCCATGCCCTGCATCCGCATCTACAAGGACCGCGTGGAGCGCTACTTCGGCTCCGAGTTCGTCGCCGCCtccgccgacgccgacgccgccaccGGGGTCGCCTCCCGCGACCGCGTCATCTCCCCCGAGGTCTCCGCGCGCCTCTACCTCCCCCGCCTCGACCCCGCCAAGGACTCCAAGCTCCCCGTCCTCGTCTACTACCACGGCGGCGGCTTCTGCCTCGGCTCCGCCTTCAACCCCACCTTCCACGCCTACTTCAACAACCTCGCCGCGCTCGCCGGCGTGCTCGTCGTCTCCGTCGAGTACCGCCTCGCGCCCGAGCACCCCGTCCCCGCCGCCTACGCCGACTCCTCGGACGCGCTCGCCTGGGTCGTCTCCCACGCcgcccccggcgccgccgccgctggctTCGAGCCATGGCTCGCCGACCACGCCGACTTCGCCCGCCTCTACCTCGGCGGCGAGAGCGCCGGCGCCAACATCGCGCACCACGTGGCGATGCGGGTCGGCGCGGAGGGGCTGCCCCACGGCGCCGCCATCCACGGCCTCCTCATGATCCACCCATACTTCCTCGGCACCGACAAGGTGGCCTCCGACGACCTCGACCCGGCGGCGCGGGAGAGCCTGGCGAGCCTGTGGCGCGTCATGTGCCCGACCACCACCGGGGAGGACGACCCGCTCATCAACCCGTTCGTGGACGGCGCGCCGGGCCTGGACGCCCTGGCGTGCGGGCGCGTGCTGGTGTGCATCGGCGAGGGCGACGTGCTCCGCGACCGCGGCCGCGCCTACTACGACCGGCTCAGGGCCAGCGGGTGGAGCGGGGAGGCCGACATTTGGCAGGCGCCGGGGAAGGGCCACACCTTCCACCTCCTCGAGCCCTGCTGCGAAGAGGCCGTCGCCCAGGACAAGGTCATCGCCGAGTTCCTCAACCATTGA